In one Zalophus californianus isolate mZalCal1 chromosome 10, mZalCal1.pri.v2, whole genome shotgun sequence genomic region, the following are encoded:
- the FAM189B gene encoding protein FAM189B isoform X2, with product MMPSPTDSSRSLTSRPSTRGLTHLRLHRPWLQALLMLGLAQVLLGVLVVTFSMVASSVTTTESIKRSCPSWAGFSLAFSGVVGIVSWKRPFTLVISFFSLLSVLCVMLSMAGSVLSCKNAQLARDFQDCSMEGKVCVCCPSVPLLRPCPESGQELKVAPNSTCDEARGALKNLLFSVCGLTVCAATVCAVSAIVCCVQIFSLGLVHTLAPERSVSGPLGPLGCTSSPPAPLLHTMLDLEEFIPPVPPPPYYPPEYTCSSETDAQSITYNGSMDSPVPLYPTDCPPSYEAVMGLRGDSQATLFDPQLHDGSCICERVTSIVDVSMDSGSLVLSAIGDLPGGSSPSEDSCLLELQGSVRSVDYVLFRSIQRSRAGYCLSLDCGLRGPFEDSPLPRRPPRAARSYSCSAPEAPPPLGAPTAARSCHRLEGWPPWVGPCFPELRRRVPRGGSRGGGRSAAAPPARAPTRRFSDSSGSLTPPGHRPPHPAPRPPLQLPRSHSDPGITTSSDTADFRDLYTKVLEEEAASVSSADTGLCSEACLFRLARCPSPKLLRARSAEKRRPVPTFQKVPLPSGPAPAHSLGDLKSSWPGRGLVTRFFPMSKKAPDPSGNGAHGLKQVPRSPWGRPGRESLHLRSCGDLSSGSSLRRLLSGRRLERSTRPHSLSLNGGSRETGL from the exons ATGATGCCCTCGCCCACTGACTCCAGCCGCTCGCTGACCAGCCGACCCAGCACCCGGGGCCTTACCCACCTCCGCCTCCACCGACCCTGGCTGCAGGCCCTGCTCATGCTGGGGCTGGCCCAAGTGCTCCTGGGCGTCCTGGTGGTCACCTTCAGCATGGTGGCCTCCTCTGTCACCACCACTGAGAGCATCAAGAGGTCCTGCCCATCTTGGGCTGGATTCTCG CTGGCGTTCTCCGGGGTGGTTGGCATTGTGTCTTGGAAGCGGCCATTCACTTTAGTG ATCTCCTTCTTCTCACTGCTTTCGGTGCTCTGTGTCATGCTCAGCATGGCTGGCTCTGTTCTCTCCTGTAAGAATGCTCAGCTGGCCCGGGACTTCCAAGACTGCTCCATG GAAGGAAAGGTCTGTGTGTGCTGCCCCTCCGTCCCCCTACTCCGGCCCTGTCCAGAGTCAGGGCAGGAACTGAAAGTGGCCCCTAACTCCACCTGTGACGAAGCCCGAGGAGCCCTCAAG AACCTGCTGTTCAGCGTCTGTGGGCTCACCGTTTGTGCCGCCACTGTCTGCGCCGTCTCTGCCATCGTCTGCTGCGTCCAGATCTTCTCCCTGGGTCTCGTGCACACG CTGGCCCCTGAGCGCTCAGTCTCAGGCCCCTTGGGGCCTCTGGGCTGTACGTCGTcacccccagctcctctcctACACACCATGCTGGACTTGGAGGAATTCATACCTCCGGTGCCCCCTCCGCCCTACTATCCCCCAGAGTACACCTGCAGCTCAGAAACAGATGCGCAGAG CATCACCTACAATGGCTCCATGGACAGCCCGGTGCCCTTGTACCCTACGGATTGCCCCCCTTCTTATGAGGCCGTCATGGGGCTACGAGGAGACAGCCAG GCCACTCTCTTTGATCCTCAGCTTCACGATGGCTCCTGCATCTGCGAGCGGGTGACCTCCATTGTAGACG TGTCCATGGACAGCGGGTCTCTGGTGCTGTCGGCCATCGGGGACCTCCCTGGGGGCTCGAGCCCGTCGGAGGACTCGTGCCTGCTGGAGCTGCAGGGCTCCGTGCGCTCCGTTGACTACGTGCTCTTCCGCTCCATTCAGCGCAGCCGCGCCGGCTACTGCCTCAGCCTGGACTGCGGTCTGCGCGGCCCCTTCGAGGACAGCCCCCTGCCGCGGCGACCCCCGAGGGCTGCCCGCTCCTATTCCTGCTCGGCCCCCgaggccccacccccactgggggCCCCCACGGCCGCCCGCAGCTGCCACCGGCTGGAGGGCTGGCCGCCCTGGGTGGGACCCTGCTTCCCTGAGCTGAGGCGGCGGGTCCCCCGGGGAGGCAGCCGGGGAGGCGGCCGGTCTGCTGCGGCCCCTCCCGCCCGCGCCCCCACTCGCCGCTTCAGCGACAGCTCAGGTTCCCTCACCCCCCCGGGGCACCGGCCTCCTCATCCGGCTCCCCGACCACCGCTGCAGCTGCCTCGGTCCCACAGTGACCCAGGCATCACCACCTCCAGCGACACCG ctgaCTTCAGGGACCTTTATACCAAAGTGCTCGAGGAAGAAGCTGCTTCCGTTTCCTCTGCAGATACAG GGCTCTGCTCTGAAGCCTGCCTCTTCCGTCTAGCCCGCTGCCCTTCGCCCAAATTGCTACGTGCCCGCTCAGCTGAGAAACGGCGCCCCGTGCCCACCTTTCAAAAGGTCCCCCTGCCCTCGGGCCCGGCACCTGCCCACTCCCTGGGAGACCTGAAGAGCAGCTGGCCAGGCCGAGGCTTGGTCACTCGTTTCTTCCCGATGTCCAAGAAGGCCCCAGACCCCAGTGGGAATGGGGCCCATGGGCTTAAGCAG GTGCCCCGGAGCCCATGGGGCCGGCCAGGCCGAGAGAGCCTCCACCTTCGAAGCTGTGGCGACCTGAGCTCCGGCTCTTCCCTGCGACGCCTCCTGTCTGGCCGCCGGCTGGAGCGCAGTACCCGCCCCCACAGCCTCAGCCTCAATGGGGGCAGCCGGGAGACTGGGCTCTGA
- the FAM189B gene encoding protein FAM189B isoform X4 — MMPSPTDSSRSLTSRPSTRGLTHLRLHRPWLQALLMLGLAQVLLGVLVVTFSMVASSVTTTESIKRSCPSWAGFSISFFSLLSVLCVMLSMAGSVLSCKNAQLARDFQDCSMEGKVCVCCPSVPLLRPCPESGQELKVAPNSTCDEARGALKNLLFSVCGLTVCAATVCAVSAIVCCVQIFSLGLVHTQLAPERSVSGPLGPLGCTSSPPAPLLHTMLDLEEFIPPVPPPPYYPPEYTCSSETDAQSITYNGSMDSPVPLYPTDCPPSYEAVMGLRGDSQATLFDPQLHDGSCICERVTSIVDVSMDSGSLVLSAIGDLPGGSSPSEDSCLLELQGSVRSVDYVLFRSIQRSRAGYCLSLDCGLRGPFEDSPLPRRPPRAARSYSCSAPEAPPPLGAPTAARSCHRLEGWPPWVGPCFPELRRRVPRGGSRGGGRSAAAPPARAPTRRFSDSSGSLTPPGHRPPHPAPRPPLQLPRSHSDPGITTSSDTADFRDLYTKVLEEEAASVSSADTGLCSEACLFRLARCPSPKLLRARSAEKRRPVPTFQKVPLPSGPAPAHSLGDLKSSWPGRGLVTRFFPMSKKAPDPSGNGAHGLKQVPRSPWGRPGRESLHLRSCGDLSSGSSLRRLLSGRRLERSTRPHSLSLNGGSRETGL; from the exons ATGATGCCCTCGCCCACTGACTCCAGCCGCTCGCTGACCAGCCGACCCAGCACCCGGGGCCTTACCCACCTCCGCCTCCACCGACCCTGGCTGCAGGCCCTGCTCATGCTGGGGCTGGCCCAAGTGCTCCTGGGCGTCCTGGTGGTCACCTTCAGCATGGTGGCCTCCTCTGTCACCACCACTGAGAGCATCAAGAGGTCCTGCCCATCTTGGGCTGGATTCTCG ATCTCCTTCTTCTCACTGCTTTCGGTGCTCTGTGTCATGCTCAGCATGGCTGGCTCTGTTCTCTCCTGTAAGAATGCTCAGCTGGCCCGGGACTTCCAAGACTGCTCCATG GAAGGAAAGGTCTGTGTGTGCTGCCCCTCCGTCCCCCTACTCCGGCCCTGTCCAGAGTCAGGGCAGGAACTGAAAGTGGCCCCTAACTCCACCTGTGACGAAGCCCGAGGAGCCCTCAAG AACCTGCTGTTCAGCGTCTGTGGGCTCACCGTTTGTGCCGCCACTGTCTGCGCCGTCTCTGCCATCGTCTGCTGCGTCCAGATCTTCTCCCTGGGTCTCGTGCACACG CAGCTGGCCCCTGAGCGCTCAGTCTCAGGCCCCTTGGGGCCTCTGGGCTGTACGTCGTcacccccagctcctctcctACACACCATGCTGGACTTGGAGGAATTCATACCTCCGGTGCCCCCTCCGCCCTACTATCCCCCAGAGTACACCTGCAGCTCAGAAACAGATGCGCAGAG CATCACCTACAATGGCTCCATGGACAGCCCGGTGCCCTTGTACCCTACGGATTGCCCCCCTTCTTATGAGGCCGTCATGGGGCTACGAGGAGACAGCCAG GCCACTCTCTTTGATCCTCAGCTTCACGATGGCTCCTGCATCTGCGAGCGGGTGACCTCCATTGTAGACG TGTCCATGGACAGCGGGTCTCTGGTGCTGTCGGCCATCGGGGACCTCCCTGGGGGCTCGAGCCCGTCGGAGGACTCGTGCCTGCTGGAGCTGCAGGGCTCCGTGCGCTCCGTTGACTACGTGCTCTTCCGCTCCATTCAGCGCAGCCGCGCCGGCTACTGCCTCAGCCTGGACTGCGGTCTGCGCGGCCCCTTCGAGGACAGCCCCCTGCCGCGGCGACCCCCGAGGGCTGCCCGCTCCTATTCCTGCTCGGCCCCCgaggccccacccccactgggggCCCCCACGGCCGCCCGCAGCTGCCACCGGCTGGAGGGCTGGCCGCCCTGGGTGGGACCCTGCTTCCCTGAGCTGAGGCGGCGGGTCCCCCGGGGAGGCAGCCGGGGAGGCGGCCGGTCTGCTGCGGCCCCTCCCGCCCGCGCCCCCACTCGCCGCTTCAGCGACAGCTCAGGTTCCCTCACCCCCCCGGGGCACCGGCCTCCTCATCCGGCTCCCCGACCACCGCTGCAGCTGCCTCGGTCCCACAGTGACCCAGGCATCACCACCTCCAGCGACACCG ctgaCTTCAGGGACCTTTATACCAAAGTGCTCGAGGAAGAAGCTGCTTCCGTTTCCTCTGCAGATACAG GGCTCTGCTCTGAAGCCTGCCTCTTCCGTCTAGCCCGCTGCCCTTCGCCCAAATTGCTACGTGCCCGCTCAGCTGAGAAACGGCGCCCCGTGCCCACCTTTCAAAAGGTCCCCCTGCCCTCGGGCCCGGCACCTGCCCACTCCCTGGGAGACCTGAAGAGCAGCTGGCCAGGCCGAGGCTTGGTCACTCGTTTCTTCCCGATGTCCAAGAAGGCCCCAGACCCCAGTGGGAATGGGGCCCATGGGCTTAAGCAG GTGCCCCGGAGCCCATGGGGCCGGCCAGGCCGAGAGAGCCTCCACCTTCGAAGCTGTGGCGACCTGAGCTCCGGCTCTTCCCTGCGACGCCTCCTGTCTGGCCGCCGGCTGGAGCGCAGTACCCGCCCCCACAGCCTCAGCCTCAATGGGGGCAGCCGGGAGACTGGGCTCTGA
- the FAM189B gene encoding protein FAM189B isoform X3, producing MMPSPTDSSRSLTSRPSTRGLTHLRLHRPWLQALLMLGLAQVLLGVLVVTFSMVASSVTTTESIKRSCPSWAGFSLAFSGVVGIVSWKRPFTLVISFFSLLSVLCVMLSMAGSVLSCKNAQLARDFQDCSMEGKVCVCCPSVPLLRPCPESGQELKVAPNSTCDEARGALKNLLFSVCGLTVCAATVCAVSAIVCCVQIFSLGLVHTQLAPERSVSGPLGPLGCTSSPPAPLLHTMLDLEEFIPPVPPPPYYPPEYTCSSETDAQSITYNGSMDSPVPLYPTDCPPSYEAVMGLRGDSQATLFDPQLHDGSCICERVTSIVDVSMDSGSLVLSAIGDLPGGSSPSEDSCLLELQGSVRSVDYVLFRSIQRSRAGYCLSLDCGLRGPFEDSPLPRRPPRAARSYSCSAPEAPPPLGAPTAARSCHRLEGWPPWVGPCFPELRRRVPRGGSRGGGRSAAAPPARAPTRRFSDSSGSLTPPGHRPPHPAPRPPLQLPRSHSDPGITTSSDTADFRDLYTKVLEEEAASVSSADTARCPSPKLLRARSAEKRRPVPTFQKVPLPSGPAPAHSLGDLKSSWPGRGLVTRFFPMSKKAPDPSGNGAHGLKQVPRSPWGRPGRESLHLRSCGDLSSGSSLRRLLSGRRLERSTRPHSLSLNGGSRETGL from the exons ATGATGCCCTCGCCCACTGACTCCAGCCGCTCGCTGACCAGCCGACCCAGCACCCGGGGCCTTACCCACCTCCGCCTCCACCGACCCTGGCTGCAGGCCCTGCTCATGCTGGGGCTGGCCCAAGTGCTCCTGGGCGTCCTGGTGGTCACCTTCAGCATGGTGGCCTCCTCTGTCACCACCACTGAGAGCATCAAGAGGTCCTGCCCATCTTGGGCTGGATTCTCG CTGGCGTTCTCCGGGGTGGTTGGCATTGTGTCTTGGAAGCGGCCATTCACTTTAGTG ATCTCCTTCTTCTCACTGCTTTCGGTGCTCTGTGTCATGCTCAGCATGGCTGGCTCTGTTCTCTCCTGTAAGAATGCTCAGCTGGCCCGGGACTTCCAAGACTGCTCCATG GAAGGAAAGGTCTGTGTGTGCTGCCCCTCCGTCCCCCTACTCCGGCCCTGTCCAGAGTCAGGGCAGGAACTGAAAGTGGCCCCTAACTCCACCTGTGACGAAGCCCGAGGAGCCCTCAAG AACCTGCTGTTCAGCGTCTGTGGGCTCACCGTTTGTGCCGCCACTGTCTGCGCCGTCTCTGCCATCGTCTGCTGCGTCCAGATCTTCTCCCTGGGTCTCGTGCACACG CAGCTGGCCCCTGAGCGCTCAGTCTCAGGCCCCTTGGGGCCTCTGGGCTGTACGTCGTcacccccagctcctctcctACACACCATGCTGGACTTGGAGGAATTCATACCTCCGGTGCCCCCTCCGCCCTACTATCCCCCAGAGTACACCTGCAGCTCAGAAACAGATGCGCAGAG CATCACCTACAATGGCTCCATGGACAGCCCGGTGCCCTTGTACCCTACGGATTGCCCCCCTTCTTATGAGGCCGTCATGGGGCTACGAGGAGACAGCCAG GCCACTCTCTTTGATCCTCAGCTTCACGATGGCTCCTGCATCTGCGAGCGGGTGACCTCCATTGTAGACG TGTCCATGGACAGCGGGTCTCTGGTGCTGTCGGCCATCGGGGACCTCCCTGGGGGCTCGAGCCCGTCGGAGGACTCGTGCCTGCTGGAGCTGCAGGGCTCCGTGCGCTCCGTTGACTACGTGCTCTTCCGCTCCATTCAGCGCAGCCGCGCCGGCTACTGCCTCAGCCTGGACTGCGGTCTGCGCGGCCCCTTCGAGGACAGCCCCCTGCCGCGGCGACCCCCGAGGGCTGCCCGCTCCTATTCCTGCTCGGCCCCCgaggccccacccccactgggggCCCCCACGGCCGCCCGCAGCTGCCACCGGCTGGAGGGCTGGCCGCCCTGGGTGGGACCCTGCTTCCCTGAGCTGAGGCGGCGGGTCCCCCGGGGAGGCAGCCGGGGAGGCGGCCGGTCTGCTGCGGCCCCTCCCGCCCGCGCCCCCACTCGCCGCTTCAGCGACAGCTCAGGTTCCCTCACCCCCCCGGGGCACCGGCCTCCTCATCCGGCTCCCCGACCACCGCTGCAGCTGCCTCGGTCCCACAGTGACCCAGGCATCACCACCTCCAGCGACACCG ctgaCTTCAGGGACCTTTATACCAAAGTGCTCGAGGAAGAAGCTGCTTCCGTTTCCTCTGCAGATACAG CCCGCTGCCCTTCGCCCAAATTGCTACGTGCCCGCTCAGCTGAGAAACGGCGCCCCGTGCCCACCTTTCAAAAGGTCCCCCTGCCCTCGGGCCCGGCACCTGCCCACTCCCTGGGAGACCTGAAGAGCAGCTGGCCAGGCCGAGGCTTGGTCACTCGTTTCTTCCCGATGTCCAAGAAGGCCCCAGACCCCAGTGGGAATGGGGCCCATGGGCTTAAGCAG GTGCCCCGGAGCCCATGGGGCCGGCCAGGCCGAGAGAGCCTCCACCTTCGAAGCTGTGGCGACCTGAGCTCCGGCTCTTCCCTGCGACGCCTCCTGTCTGGCCGCCGGCTGGAGCGCAGTACCCGCCCCCACAGCCTCAGCCTCAATGGGGGCAGCCGGGAGACTGGGCTCTGA
- the FAM189B gene encoding protein FAM189B isoform X1 — protein MMPSPTDSSRSLTSRPSTRGLTHLRLHRPWLQALLMLGLAQVLLGVLVVTFSMVASSVTTTESIKRSCPSWAGFSLAFSGVVGIVSWKRPFTLVISFFSLLSVLCVMLSMAGSVLSCKNAQLARDFQDCSMEGKVCVCCPSVPLLRPCPESGQELKVAPNSTCDEARGALKNLLFSVCGLTVCAATVCAVSAIVCCVQIFSLGLVHTQLAPERSVSGPLGPLGCTSSPPAPLLHTMLDLEEFIPPVPPPPYYPPEYTCSSETDAQSITYNGSMDSPVPLYPTDCPPSYEAVMGLRGDSQATLFDPQLHDGSCICERVTSIVDVSMDSGSLVLSAIGDLPGGSSPSEDSCLLELQGSVRSVDYVLFRSIQRSRAGYCLSLDCGLRGPFEDSPLPRRPPRAARSYSCSAPEAPPPLGAPTAARSCHRLEGWPPWVGPCFPELRRRVPRGGSRGGGRSAAAPPARAPTRRFSDSSGSLTPPGHRPPHPAPRPPLQLPRSHSDPGITTSSDTADFRDLYTKVLEEEAASVSSADTGLCSEACLFRLARCPSPKLLRARSAEKRRPVPTFQKVPLPSGPAPAHSLGDLKSSWPGRGLVTRFFPMSKKAPDPSGNGAHGLKQVPRSPWGRPGRESLHLRSCGDLSSGSSLRRLLSGRRLERSTRPHSLSLNGGSRETGL, from the exons ATGATGCCCTCGCCCACTGACTCCAGCCGCTCGCTGACCAGCCGACCCAGCACCCGGGGCCTTACCCACCTCCGCCTCCACCGACCCTGGCTGCAGGCCCTGCTCATGCTGGGGCTGGCCCAAGTGCTCCTGGGCGTCCTGGTGGTCACCTTCAGCATGGTGGCCTCCTCTGTCACCACCACTGAGAGCATCAAGAGGTCCTGCCCATCTTGGGCTGGATTCTCG CTGGCGTTCTCCGGGGTGGTTGGCATTGTGTCTTGGAAGCGGCCATTCACTTTAGTG ATCTCCTTCTTCTCACTGCTTTCGGTGCTCTGTGTCATGCTCAGCATGGCTGGCTCTGTTCTCTCCTGTAAGAATGCTCAGCTGGCCCGGGACTTCCAAGACTGCTCCATG GAAGGAAAGGTCTGTGTGTGCTGCCCCTCCGTCCCCCTACTCCGGCCCTGTCCAGAGTCAGGGCAGGAACTGAAAGTGGCCCCTAACTCCACCTGTGACGAAGCCCGAGGAGCCCTCAAG AACCTGCTGTTCAGCGTCTGTGGGCTCACCGTTTGTGCCGCCACTGTCTGCGCCGTCTCTGCCATCGTCTGCTGCGTCCAGATCTTCTCCCTGGGTCTCGTGCACACG CAGCTGGCCCCTGAGCGCTCAGTCTCAGGCCCCTTGGGGCCTCTGGGCTGTACGTCGTcacccccagctcctctcctACACACCATGCTGGACTTGGAGGAATTCATACCTCCGGTGCCCCCTCCGCCCTACTATCCCCCAGAGTACACCTGCAGCTCAGAAACAGATGCGCAGAG CATCACCTACAATGGCTCCATGGACAGCCCGGTGCCCTTGTACCCTACGGATTGCCCCCCTTCTTATGAGGCCGTCATGGGGCTACGAGGAGACAGCCAG GCCACTCTCTTTGATCCTCAGCTTCACGATGGCTCCTGCATCTGCGAGCGGGTGACCTCCATTGTAGACG TGTCCATGGACAGCGGGTCTCTGGTGCTGTCGGCCATCGGGGACCTCCCTGGGGGCTCGAGCCCGTCGGAGGACTCGTGCCTGCTGGAGCTGCAGGGCTCCGTGCGCTCCGTTGACTACGTGCTCTTCCGCTCCATTCAGCGCAGCCGCGCCGGCTACTGCCTCAGCCTGGACTGCGGTCTGCGCGGCCCCTTCGAGGACAGCCCCCTGCCGCGGCGACCCCCGAGGGCTGCCCGCTCCTATTCCTGCTCGGCCCCCgaggccccacccccactgggggCCCCCACGGCCGCCCGCAGCTGCCACCGGCTGGAGGGCTGGCCGCCCTGGGTGGGACCCTGCTTCCCTGAGCTGAGGCGGCGGGTCCCCCGGGGAGGCAGCCGGGGAGGCGGCCGGTCTGCTGCGGCCCCTCCCGCCCGCGCCCCCACTCGCCGCTTCAGCGACAGCTCAGGTTCCCTCACCCCCCCGGGGCACCGGCCTCCTCATCCGGCTCCCCGACCACCGCTGCAGCTGCCTCGGTCCCACAGTGACCCAGGCATCACCACCTCCAGCGACACCG ctgaCTTCAGGGACCTTTATACCAAAGTGCTCGAGGAAGAAGCTGCTTCCGTTTCCTCTGCAGATACAG GGCTCTGCTCTGAAGCCTGCCTCTTCCGTCTAGCCCGCTGCCCTTCGCCCAAATTGCTACGTGCCCGCTCAGCTGAGAAACGGCGCCCCGTGCCCACCTTTCAAAAGGTCCCCCTGCCCTCGGGCCCGGCACCTGCCCACTCCCTGGGAGACCTGAAGAGCAGCTGGCCAGGCCGAGGCTTGGTCACTCGTTTCTTCCCGATGTCCAAGAAGGCCCCAGACCCCAGTGGGAATGGGGCCCATGGGCTTAAGCAG GTGCCCCGGAGCCCATGGGGCCGGCCAGGCCGAGAGAGCCTCCACCTTCGAAGCTGTGGCGACCTGAGCTCCGGCTCTTCCCTGCGACGCCTCCTGTCTGGCCGCCGGCTGGAGCGCAGTACCCGCCCCCACAGCCTCAGCCTCAATGGGGGCAGCCGGGAGACTGGGCTCTGA